In Arachis hypogaea cultivar Tifrunner chromosome 17, arahy.Tifrunner.gnm2.J5K5, whole genome shotgun sequence, a single window of DNA contains:
- the LOC112763488 gene encoding uncharacterized protein, whose amino-acid sequence MDQRRKPLEFEVGEHIFLRVTPTTGIGRVIKTKKLNPRFIGPFEILRRFGPVAYQVALPPHLSNLYDIFHVSQLRKYTSDAAHVLELESVELREYLTFQVTPVQIDDTSVKKLRGKEAQLVKVAWKRSRVEEHTWELESEMQKDYPELFSGTAVNPACRGRGGGVRMVVNSAYVEM is encoded by the exons ATGGATCAGAGAAGGAAACCGTTGGAATTTGAAGTGGGAGAGCATATATTTCTGAGGGTTACACCGACAACTGGTATTGGAAGAGTGATAAAAACCAAGAAGCTGAATCCAAGGTTTATaggaccgtttgagattctgaGGCGATTCGGGCCGGTAGCATATCAAGTAGCTTTGCCGCCTCACTTGTCTAACTTGTATGACATATTCCATGTGTCACAACTCCGTAAGTACACGTCAGATGCGGCTCATGTGTTAGAGCTCGAGTCGGTCGAGTTGAGGGAGTACTTGACATTTCAAGTAACACCGGTGCAGATTGATGACACTAGCGTGAAGAAACTGCGAGGAAAGGAAGCTCAACTGGTTAAGGTTGCTTGGAAGAGATCAAGAGTGGAAGAACATACTTGGGAATTAGAGTCTGAGATGCAGAAGGATTATCCCGAGCTATTCTCAG ggacggcggttaatcccgcctgtcgaggccGTGGCGGTGGCGTAAGAATGGTGGTTAATtctgcttacgttgagatgtga